The nucleotide window GCGCAGGAAGCGGATGTTGTTGGTGTTCTCCAGTTGCTCGATGCTGTTGGGGTAGCGGCCGAACTTTTTGTAGTACTTCTTCACCGCGCGCGCGTATTGCGTGCCGCGATGGATCATTTCGATCTCGCGGTCGCGCCTGATCTGCTGCGCCAGTTTCGGCGCGGCAACCGCCATCGCGATGATGATCAGCGTCAGCGCGATCAGCAGCATCAGGAGAATGACGCCACGCTGGCTATGACGGGAACGACGCACGGTATACCTCTTGCCGAATCAACCCTGGCCCTGGGACAGGGGAATGCTCTGCCGATTGTTGCTCAGCACGTCCTCGATCTCAACCGAGGTCGGATTGATCTTGATGATCTTGTAGCGGCGATCCACCACATCACCCTCTTTTGCGACCCAAATATCGTCTCCCCGTGAGAGGAAGATGCGCTTGGGCTGACCGGGGTGGTTGCCGTAGCCATAAAACTTCAAATTGATTGGTGGCGGCGGTGGCGGCCCCTGGTAAATCGGCTGAGTTTGCTGCTGCTGTGCCATCGGACTCTGGACGGGCTTCGGTAACTCCGCCTGCAGCAGGAAGATGTTCCTTCCCTTCGATTCGTATTGTGTATTCTCTTCGTCTTTCAAGAGATCGGTGCGCAGAGTCGGATCGAGCGAGTTAATTGTCTGGCCCTTCATTGCGGCCGTGGTGCCGGCCGAAGACGTTGTGCCGGATGGACCGCTATTCGGGCCCATGACCCAGCGCGCCACGTAAAAAATCGCGACGATCACCAGGACGATGGCCAATCCGGTCTTCACCGGGCTGTCTGTTCCGGTCTTCATCACGCGCTCCTCAGATATGTTTCGAAGTGGATCTCAAGCCGAATCTGGCCGCCCTGGGCGCTACCCAGGTCCACGCTGTTAATCACGAAGAACAACCTGGATCGCTCCAATGCGTTAACGAACTTCATTTCGCTGGTGTAATCGCCAGTGAACTGGGCTGCGATGTTGACACGTTGCAGACCCGCAATCGACGTATCCTTGGGGTCGTACTTGATGGCCGAGATCTGCACCTGGTTTTTCGACGCCAGTTCGCCCAGTGTTTCCGAAATCGTGGAGTAACGCACAGGGATGCGGTCGGCATAGAAGGCGGCCTGTTGCTCCCGAGCCTTGGCCAGTCTCTGGTCCATGTCACGGGCTGGACCAATGTCTTTCAACTTCATCTCGTAATCAGCCTGTAACCGTTTGTACTCGTTGTGCAGGTACGCCGAGTTTCGTCCGCCTGGCGAGAGGAGCCGAGCCGTAGCTCCCGCGGCGATCACCAGCAGAAGGATCGCGATAATCAGCAGCACGCGGCGTGCTTCTCGAACGCTCTTCATCGCGCACCCTCCGATTTTGCCACTGCTTCCGGCGTTTTCTGCGATGGAAATTCATCGGCCACACGCGAGGGCGTGTAAGTCGACGTGATTTCGAACATAACAGGATCCGACCCGCTGCTCGTCATTGTTTCAGAGAGCAAGGTAGCCTGCCTGAAGGTCGAAGACTCTTCCATTCGCCGCACCAGTTCAATGGCCTTCTCGTGCGAGTTGCCGCCGACGGTCAGGTGAATGCCGAGCCGGTTATCTTTGGCGAATTCCGGCTTGATGGAAACCACGTGCAGTCCCTGCGGCATCATCCGTTCCAGGTCCATGAAGATGCGGGTCCACGAAAGCGATTTTCTCTGGATGGCGTCGTTCAGGAACCGGGACTTCTCCGCAATCACTTTGTTTCCGGGTTCGTTCAGCGTTGCGATCGCCGCTGCCCGAGTTTTGTCGAGCGCGTCCATCTTCTGGTGCATGTCCGCAATCTGCGCGTTGATGGTTCTTGAGTCGCGCCAATTGCGCACCGCCATGAAGACCAGCATCGCCGTTGCCGCCGCCAGAACCAGCGTGAGCAGACCCCATTTCGCGAGGAACTTGCGAACGTCCTCGTACGGTTGGGTCGCGAGATTGATATTCAGCCGCATGAAATTTCCTTATGCCAGCAGCGCACCGACGACGCCTGCCAGCTCACCCCGGGGGACTCCTGTTCCCGGAGCAATCGAACTGTCGACCAGGTCTTTTACCTTGGCCCCCGTCTGCTGCTCCAGCACCGGCGCGATTTCCGCCGCGCTGGGAACGCCCGCAATCAGCACCCGCTCTACCGACAACCCGTAGTTGTCCTGCAAGAAGACCAGCGAGGGATAAACGTCTTCCGCGATGCGTTCTCCCGTGACCGCCTTCGCGCCGCCTTCCAGCGTTCGGAAGAGCAGAAGCTGCTGCTGATCCACGATAGTTACCGTGGTCGTCTCCGCGTCCACCTTGAGGACGAGTGTCGGACGGTCCGCATCGACCGCGCCCAGCGCCGCCAGTGAAGAGGGCATCACCACGCCCGGCTGATACCCGGCCGCGCGAAACGCTGCCTCGTATTGCTCGATTACCGTGGGTTGGGCCACCGCCGCAACCACTTTCACGCCGGCAGATGTGCGCCGCACGTCATAGCTCAACATCGCTTTGTCGACGTCGAAAGGCAACGATTTTTTCAGCCGGAAACGGATGACGCCTTCGGCGTCCTGGTGCTTGTCAGGCAGGGTTTCGAAATCGAGCAGCACCACCCGAACCACCGAGTCAGGCAGCACTACGGTCACATCGTGTCCATGCCCGCCGACCGTGGTCAGCACATCTTCCACGACAGTGCGCAGCTCTTCCGGGCGCACCACGTTGTCCCCGGTAAGGCCCGGCACAACGGCGCCTGCGGAGAGGGCCCGTGCGCTCGCTGAATCGATGTTGCGATGCGAGCCCCGAGCCGCGATCACGCGCGACGGCGTGATCTCGCATGCGATTGGCAGAACCACATTGTCTCTTGTGTGTGCCATCTCTCTCCTAACGCGTGGTCTCGATAAAGGTGACCTTGTTGATCTCCTTCAGAGTGGTGATTCCACGGCGCACGCGTTCCAATGCCTGTTCGCGCAGGAAGGTCATGCCTTCCTCACGGGCGATCTTGCGAATTTCCGAACTCGGCTTCTTGGCCAGAATCATCTCGCGGATGTTATCCGTCAGTTCGAGCAATTCGTGAATCGCCGTCCGGCCGCGATACCCCGTGTTGGCGCACTCAATGCAGCCCTGTCCCTCGTAGAAGGGAACCAGTCTCCATTCGTTGGAATTCAAGCCGCTGGCTTCAAGGGTTGCGGCGTCATAGTACACCCGTTTCTTGCAGTATTCGCAGATAACTCTAACCAACCGCTGGGCCAGGATGCAGTTGAGCGCCGAAACGAAATTGTAGGGCTCCACGCCCATGTTCAGGAAGCGCCCGAGGACGTCTACCACGTTGTTGGCGTGAACCGTGGTGAAGACCAGGTGGCCGGTCAAAGCCGAGTTGATCGCGATCTGCGCCGTCTCGGTGTCGCGGATTTCGCCGACCATGATCTTGTCCGGATCATGGCGCAGGATGCTGCGTAGTCCACGGGCAAACGTCAGGCCCTTTTTCTCGTTTACCGGAATCTGGGTGACGCCCCGGATCTGGTATTCGACGGGATCTTCGATCGTGATGATCTTGTCTTCGTCGGTCTTGATCTCGTTCAGAGCGGCATACAAGGTGGTAGTTTTACCGGAACCTGTGGGACCGGTCACGAGCACCATGCCGTACGGTTCGGAGATGTAGCGCCGGAAGCGTGCCAGGGTGATCTCGTCGAATCCGACCACGTCGAGAACAAGCTTGTGGAACTTCTCGCTCATCGACTCCTTGTCGAGCACGCGGAGCACGGCATCTTCGCCGTGAATGCTGGGCATGATCGAGACGCGGAAATCGATGTACCGTCCCTTGTATCGAACCCGGAAGCGGCCGTCCTGTGGAACGCGGCGCTCGGCGATGTCGAGTTCCGACATGACCTTGATACGCGAAATGATGGTCGTGTGGTGCTCTTTGGCGATCGGCTTCATCGCCTCCTGGAGCACGCCGTCGATGCGGTATTTCACGATCACGGAATCGTCGCGCGTCTCCACGTGGATGTCGCTGGCGCGCCGCTCGAGTGCGGTGAAGATCGTCGTATCGACCAGGCGGATGATTGGACTGATGTCAGCAGCTTCGGCGGTGAGGCGCTCGATTGAGATTGTCTCGTCGCCGTTTTCGTCTTCCCGGATTACGTCGAGGGTGAAGGTCGATCCCGCTTCTTCCAGAACGCGCTGCGATTGCTCGGTTTTCTTCAGGATGTCGGTGATCTGCGTCAGCGTCGCAACCTTGGGCACAACGCGCTTGTGCAGCAGGACACCGATTTCGTCCAGGACCATCAACTGGCTGGGATCGGCAATGGCTATCGAGAGACGCCCGTCGGTCTCTTCCAGCGGGATGAAGTTGTGCCGGAACATCAAGTCCACGGGCACTTTCTTGAACAAATCGTGCTGTAAATGAAAATTGCGGAGGTCGACGAACTCGCAGCGATAGCGCTTCGCGAGCTCCTTCGCGCGTACTTCTTCCTCGCGCGGATCCCCGACCGGTACTGCAAATATCTGACCCATTACTGCTCCGTTCAAAATCTAGCCACCCATTCCGCTCGCGCCGATACTGAACACGGGCATGTAGAGCGACAGCAATATGAATCCGACCACCAGTCCCATGAAGATAAGGATCGTCGGTTCGATGAGCGACATCGCTCTTGTGAGGGCCGTCTCTACGTCGTCTTCGTAGAATTCGGCTACCGAATTCAACATTGATGGCAGAGCGCCGGTTGACTCGCCGACCTCAATCATCTCAATGGCTAACTCTGGAAAGACCTTCGTATCTTCGAGGCTGCGCGCCAGGGACTTTCCTTCGCGGACGCTCTGCGTCGCTCCGTCCACCGATGTGCTGATTAGCCGGCTCTGCATCGATTGCGAGGCGGTTTCCAGTCCCGGAACGAGCGACAGGCCGCCGGCGAGCAGCGTGGAGAGCATCCTCGAGAACATCGCAATCTGGTACTTCAGCCAGACGTCGCCGAAGATGACCAGATTCATCTTGAACCGGTCGATCGCCGTCCCACCCCTCTCCGTTTGCGACCACCGCCACAACAGGAACCCCCCCCCGATCACTGCGAGCACGATGTATGGCAGGTACACCTTTACGCCCAGCAGGATGCCCAGCGTAAACGTTGTAAGCGGCGGCAGAGGCCGTCCCAGCTCCGTGTAAAGCTGGTTGAAGCGCGGGATGACGAACTGTACCAGTACGCCAAGCAACACGAACACACCGGTAACCAGAATCGCCGGATAAATCAGGGACGAGATCACCTTGCGCCGGAACGCGAGCGCGAGCTTCTGGAACGCGACGTAGCGCATCAGAGTCTCTTCCAGGTTGCCGGACTTTTCACCGGCCATAATCGTGGTCGAGTAAATTCTCGGGAACACGCCCTGCTCGGCGAACGCGTCAGAAAGCAATTCGCCCCCGCGCACCCGGTCGCGAACGTTTTCCAGAATCGTGCGGAAGAAGGGATTGCGCTGGCGTTTCGCGAGCAGGTCGAGTGCCTGCACGATCGGCAATCCCGCCTTAATCAGCGTAATGAACTGCTGATTGAAAATTACGAACTGGTCGAGCTTGATCTTCCGCCGCTTGGCGACGCGAACCCGTCCGCCAGTGAAAATTCCCTGCGGCTTTACCCAGTAGACGAGATAGCCCTGCTGCATGAACCGGTCCCGAACCTCGGACTCCGAATATCCCGGCTCGGTTCGTTCGAAGATGTGTCCGCGTTCGTCCGCCAGCTTAATCAGGTATTCGGCCATAAATCCCTACGCGGGCCCAATCAGCTGAGTTCAGCGATTCTGCCACACTACACCAAGTCTAACACTCTGAAAAGCAAAGGATTGTTGCTCTTGTAAGCTCTCAGATCACACGACAGTAGCAGCACCTGAGGGGTATCTCGTAACCCTCACGGTTGCAGTTCGGTCGCGTTCATAACCTCCACCCCGGCTGGTGGCACGAACCTGAAACTCGCATCCGCTACTTTGACGTTCTTCACGGGATGCTGGAAGCGGAATTCGGTGAGGGAGCCGTCCACCTCTTCAATCGATATCCGCACAATTGAGCCGTCCGGGGCGATTTCCAATTGGACGAGCTGGACCCGGTCTTCCATGCCCTTGGGCACACCGCTCAACACCACATCCCCGGGCTCCGCATTGGGTCCAGCGGAGACCAAAGAGAGATTCTTCATCTCTTTCCCAAGTTTTGTGTGGCCCAGGAGATAACGCAAAGGGGAACGAAAGTCGTCCAGGTTCTTCACTGCGGTACGGCGCGCCTGCCGCTCGCCCGGCACATAGAACCAGGCGGTCTTGCCATCCGTCAGGAAGACCTTCTTTCGCGGGGTTTCGTAGTCCCAGCGCATCCGCCCCGGTTTCTTCAGATACATTACGCCGCTCTCGGTTCGGCTGATGCCTCCACCGCGATAAATCTCGGTGAAATCCGTTCGAAGGCTCTTCAGCTGGTTGTAGTACTTATCGACGCGCTGTGCCACATCATGAACATCAGCAGCCTTAGGAGCTTCCGCCCAAGCAGGCAGGCAAAGCAGCAGTGCGCCCAGGCAGAGGAACTTGCGAGATAGGTTCATGGGGAAGAGTGTACCTGTTTACTTAGATGGCTGAGCCGGTGCTCCCGATGCTTCATATCCCGGCGGAAGTCCCTTCGTAATGAAAGGCAGCTCATCCGGGTGTGAAACCTCGATCCGCCCGTTGCGAATCTCGTAGGGATCCCCCAGCGGGTCCAGCGGCAGCCGCCGGATCCACCCCGCCGACTGCAATTCCTGCAAGCTGGCGGGATAGTGTCCATATTGCTGGCGATAACGTTCTACGTAGCTCTGCAGGAAAGTAACGTCGTCATCCACACGCAAGGCGACCAGGTGCCTGAGCGCGTTCTGCTTCAGCATCTTGTCCGTGCTGTTTTCGTAGATGTTGGTCCACAGGTAACGAGCTGTTTCGGGATTGTCGGCTTCCTGTGCCAGTTTCGCCGCCATCACTTTCATCCAGACCATGGCGCCGGGGATCCGAGAACCCTTCTGGAATGCCTCGGAAGCCGCTTGCGGGTTGTGCAACTCGATCCAGTTGATGAATCCTAGGGTGTAATACAGCCGCCATTGCGAGGGATTCTCGCGGATGCCCTTCTCAATGAGTTCGGCCGCACCCTGCGGGTCGCCTGCCCCTTGGGGCGGTTGTTGTGCCAGGAAAGTCGATCCGAACTGATAGGCAATGATCAGGTGTGGATCCAGTGTGGTGGTGATGTCCAGCAATGGCTTGAGGAGCCGGTACTGCTTCGACTTTGCCTTGTGCTTCCCGCCGAAGTACTGCACAACGCGTGTCCAATACAGATCTGCC belongs to Terriglobia bacterium and includes:
- a CDS encoding PilN domain-containing protein encodes the protein MRLNINLATQPYEDVRKFLAKWGLLTLVLAAATAMLVFMAVRNWRDSRTINAQIADMHQKMDALDKTRAAAIATLNEPGNKVIAEKSRFLNDAIQRKSLSWTRIFMDLERMMPQGLHVVSIKPEFAKDNRLGIHLTVGGNSHEKAIELVRRMEESSTFRQATLLSETMTSSGSDPVMFEITSTYTPSRVADEFPSQKTPEAVAKSEGAR
- a CDS encoding GspE/PulE family protein — encoded protein: MGQIFAVPVGDPREEEVRAKELAKRYRCEFVDLRNFHLQHDLFKKVPVDLMFRHNFIPLEETDGRLSIAIADPSQLMVLDEIGVLLHKRVVPKVATLTQITDILKKTEQSQRVLEEAGSTFTLDVIREDENGDETISIERLTAEAADISPIIRLVDTTIFTALERRASDIHVETRDDSVIVKYRIDGVLQEAMKPIAKEHHTTIISRIKVMSELDIAERRVPQDGRFRVRYKGRYIDFRVSIMPSIHGEDAVLRVLDKESMSEKFHKLVLDVVGFDEITLARFRRYISEPYGMVLVTGPTGSGKTTTLYAALNEIKTDEDKIITIEDPVEYQIRGVTQIPVNEKKGLTFARGLRSILRHDPDKIMVGEIRDTETAQIAINSALTGHLVFTTVHANNVVDVLGRFLNMGVEPYNFVSALNCILAQRLVRVICEYCKKRVYYDAATLEASGLNSNEWRLVPFYEGQGCIECANTGYRGRTAIHELLELTDNIREMILAKKPSSEIRKIAREEGMTFLREQALERVRRGITTLKEINKVTFIETTR
- a CDS encoding type II secretion system F family protein; this translates as MAEYLIKLADERGHIFERTEPGYSESEVRDRFMQQGYLVYWVKPQGIFTGGRVRVAKRRKIKLDQFVIFNQQFITLIKAGLPIVQALDLLAKRQRNPFFRTILENVRDRVRGGELLSDAFAEQGVFPRIYSTTIMAGEKSGNLEETLMRYVAFQKLALAFRRKVISSLIYPAILVTGVFVLLGVLVQFVIPRFNQLYTELGRPLPPLTTFTLGILLGVKVYLPYIVLAVIGGGFLLWRWSQTERGGTAIDRFKMNLVIFGDVWLKYQIAMFSRMLSTLLAGGLSLVPGLETASQSMQSRLISTSVDGATQSVREGKSLARSLEDTKVFPELAIEMIEVGESTGALPSMLNSVAEFYEDDVETALTRAMSLIEPTILIFMGLVVGFILLSLYMPVFSIGASGMGG
- the lolA gene encoding outer membrane lipoprotein chaperone LolA — encoded protein: MNLSRKFLCLGALLLCLPAWAEAPKAADVHDVAQRVDKYYNQLKSLRTDFTEIYRGGGISRTESGVMYLKKPGRMRWDYETPRKKVFLTDGKTAWFYVPGERQARRTAVKNLDDFRSPLRYLLGHTKLGKEMKNLSLVSAGPNAEPGDVVLSGVPKGMEDRVQLVQLEIAPDGSIVRISIEEVDGSLTEFRFQHPVKNVKVADASFRFVPPAGVEVMNATELQP